The proteins below come from a single Phalacrocorax aristotelis chromosome 24, bGulAri2.1, whole genome shotgun sequence genomic window:
- the LOC142048098 gene encoding uncharacterized protein LOC142048098 has product MDTFLHLTTAKQPGERAPNSCRPQLTLIPARLLPIPRTPRSKRAAPPDPPRGPPSQTGSPPAQRRPSLPAAPRPCAAPRCRLCPAQAARTAADPGGLRGAPPSRRPSRRRSQPLRREQLPHPRPRGGCSTPGPAPPPVPPDPAAPSPGGLRRLRPPLLGAGDDPPGDPPRRWGRGSEGSPALPAGSSKERPRGSAARGGSADTRGPRTHPAASVGCAPRAWPAGRAGGSGRRTPSGGGGPGGGGGVPLAPPSLFSGLITSAISKPGPGCECGAPGARAAAGVLRGSPPRTCSGTGPASVRALGRFRGAVGVPACVSPSSPHGPRPRAAPSGVPGPAPSPS; this is encoded by the coding sequence atGGATACATTTCTTCACCTCACCACAGCAAAACAGCCAGGGGAACGCGCTCCGAACAGCTGCAGACCCCAACTCACGCTCATCCCCGCGCGTTTGCTACCAATCCCACGGACCCCGAGATCTAAGCgtgcagcacccccagatcccccACGGGGACCCCCTTCCCAAACCGGCAGCCCCCCGGCCCAGCGCCGCCCCTCgctgcccgcagccccccggcccTGCGCCGCCCCTCGCTGCAGGCTCTGCCCTGCACAAGCGGCTCGCACGGCTGCAGaccccggggggctgcggggagccccCCCTTCCCGCCGGCCGAGCCGCCGGCGCTCCCAGCCGCTCCGACGGGAGCAGCTCCCgcacccccggccccgcggaGGCTGCTCCACCCCGGGGCCGGCCCCCCCGCCGGTGCCCCCCGAcccagccgcccccagccccggggggcTCCGACGCCTCCGGCCGCCCCTTCTCGGGGCGGGGGACGACCCGCCGGGCGACCCCCCCCGCCGGTGGGGACGGGGCAGCGAAGGGTCCCCAGCGCTCCCCGCGGGATCCTCCAAGGAGCGCCCGAGGGGGAGCGCTGCCCGCGGCGGCTCCGCGGACACGCGCGGCCCCCGCACTCACCCCGCGGCGTCCGTGGGCTGCGCCCCCCGCGCAtggccggcggggcgggctgggggcTCGGGCCGGCGCACGCCGAGCGGCGGAGGAGGGCCGGGCGGCGGAGGGGGTGTGCCCCTGGCTCCGCCGTCGCTTTTTTCCGGGTTAATTACGTCTGCCATTAGCAAACCCGGCCCCGGATGTGAGTGCGGGGCGCCGGGCGcgcgggcggctgcgggggTCCTGCGGGGGTCCCCCCCACGCACCTGCAGCGGCACCGGGCCCGCCTCGGTCCGCGCCCTCGGGCGGTTCCGTGGGGCGGTGGGTGTCCCTgcgtgtgtgtccccctcctccccccacgGTCCGCGCCCCCGGGCGGCTCCTTCGGGGGTCCCGGGGCCAGCCCCATCCCCGTCCTGA